In a single window of the Prochlorococcus marinus XMU1412 genome:
- a CDS encoding ATP-dependent Clp protease ATP-binding subunit, whose amino-acid sequence MRETLTSSPELFSDISWNLLLLGEETAKKWDHSEFNIEHIIHTLFSSSEFFAFIEKLSIDQDTVLDITEDFLEETPTNESDIFTIGEDLEILLDNANQIKTQWGSRLIEIPHLLIALGRDLRIGNYVFEEGNLSMEKLEEELKFYPNINKSKDSFNYGNVIEINNQSNFESNNETEETLVKEEKFKKAIVPLPKSELQIETKKQVGKDETVLSIYGKDLTGSAKKGLLDPVLGRENELNNLMRVLCRRNKNNPILIGNPGVGKTSIAKLLAQLIVDKKVPDTLRDLKIISLDLGALVSGTKFRGQLEERLSLIMQELNNPNQGMILFIDEIHSILSSDRSSTDISNILKPLLAEGELRCIGTTTPEKFRETIEKDQALNNCFQKIAVNEPSVELSVKILQGIKKKYELHHGIKISEEAVNYSAKLADRYISDKCLPDSAIDLIDEAAAQLKIESNNMPQIILQQENKLNTIDEKLNNLQGENVEAQEKLLNNRQQSEAKLNVLLENWNNLREEMEELSILMKEEDKITKQIKDKSNREIENDLDYLEKLEEELSEIVNDIQKVEENFNKIKKNRNFPFKYQVEPDDIADVISKITGIPISKVVSNERKKLVNLGKELSEKVIGQEKAIEAVSAAIRRARVGMKSPKRPIGSFLFMGPTGVGKTELAKSLATALFDEEDALLRLDMSEYMEKNAVARLLGAPPGYVGYEEGGQLTEAVRRKPYSVILLDEIEKAHAEVFNILLQVLDEGRLTDSQGRTVDFKNTVIIMTSNLAGKSILEYSQKISKSEGKLEKDQQILDDSISNALSSIFRPEFLNRIDEVVKFDPLSIDELQKIIILQTEDLKNLLLEQKINIAIDKKVIDKIANDSYEPEYGARPLSRELRRQIENPLAAKLLEDNFKNKKNITIKLNPAKKDEIVFKPS is encoded by the coding sequence ATGAGAGAAACACTTACATCCAGTCCTGAACTATTTAGCGATATTAGTTGGAATCTTCTTTTATTAGGGGAAGAAACCGCAAAAAAATGGGATCATAGCGAATTTAATATTGAACACATAATTCATACATTGTTCTCATCAAGTGAATTCTTTGCCTTCATTGAAAAATTATCAATCGACCAAGATACAGTTTTAGACATAACAGAAGATTTTTTAGAAGAGACACCAACAAATGAGTCAGATATTTTTACTATCGGAGAAGATTTAGAAATTTTATTAGATAACGCGAATCAGATTAAAACTCAATGGGGATCGAGATTAATAGAAATCCCTCATTTACTAATTGCTCTTGGAAGAGATTTAAGAATTGGAAATTATGTTTTTGAAGAAGGAAACCTTTCCATGGAAAAATTAGAGGAAGAATTAAAGTTTTACCCAAATATTAATAAATCAAAAGATTCTTTTAATTATGGGAATGTGATTGAAATAAATAATCAATCTAATTTCGAATCAAACAACGAGACTGAAGAGACTCTTGTAAAAGAAGAAAAATTTAAAAAAGCTATTGTTCCATTACCGAAAAGTGAACTTCAAATTGAAACCAAAAAACAAGTTGGAAAAGATGAAACTGTTCTTTCAATTTATGGAAAAGATTTAACAGGATCAGCTAAAAAAGGCTTATTGGATCCTGTTTTAGGAAGAGAAAATGAGCTCAATAATTTAATGAGGGTACTCTGCAGAAGAAACAAAAATAACCCTATACTTATTGGCAATCCTGGAGTTGGTAAAACCTCAATTGCAAAATTACTTGCGCAATTAATTGTAGACAAAAAAGTTCCTGATACTTTAAGGGACTTAAAAATTATTTCACTTGACTTAGGTGCATTAGTTTCTGGGACCAAATTTAGAGGTCAACTAGAGGAAAGACTAAGCTTAATAATGCAGGAACTAAATAATCCAAACCAAGGAATGATTCTTTTTATTGATGAAATTCACTCAATATTAAGTTCTGACAGATCTTCTACCGACATCAGTAATATCTTAAAACCTTTATTAGCTGAAGGAGAACTTAGATGTATCGGTACAACAACACCTGAGAAATTTCGTGAAACTATTGAAAAAGATCAGGCATTAAATAATTGCTTTCAAAAGATAGCTGTTAATGAACCTTCAGTAGAATTAAGCGTAAAAATATTACAAGGAATCAAAAAGAAATATGAATTACATCATGGCATAAAAATTTCTGAAGAGGCTGTAAACTATTCTGCAAAATTGGCCGATAGATACATCAGCGATAAATGTCTCCCTGATAGTGCAATAGATTTAATTGATGAAGCAGCTGCACAGTTGAAAATCGAGTCTAATAATATGCCACAAATCATTCTCCAACAAGAAAACAAACTTAATACTATTGATGAAAAATTGAATAATTTGCAAGGAGAAAATGTCGAAGCTCAAGAAAAACTATTGAATAATAGACAACAATCAGAGGCAAAATTGAACGTTCTTTTGGAAAATTGGAACAATTTACGTGAAGAAATGGAGGAATTATCTATTTTAATGAAAGAAGAAGATAAGATAACCAAACAAATTAAAGATAAATCAAATCGAGAAATTGAAAATGATCTAGATTATTTAGAAAAGCTTGAAGAAGAGTTAAGTGAAATAGTGAATGACATACAAAAAGTTGAAGAGAACTTTAATAAAATAAAGAAAAATAGAAATTTCCCTTTTAAATATCAAGTTGAACCTGATGATATTGCAGATGTTATATCAAAAATCACAGGAATTCCAATTTCTAAAGTAGTTTCAAATGAACGTAAAAAATTAGTCAATCTAGGAAAAGAACTAAGTGAAAAAGTTATTGGACAAGAAAAAGCTATAGAAGCTGTTTCTGCTGCAATTAGAAGAGCTCGAGTTGGCATGAAAAGTCCCAAAAGACCTATTGGATCTTTTTTATTTATGGGTCCTACTGGTGTTGGTAAAACAGAATTAGCAAAATCTCTTGCAACAGCTTTATTTGATGAAGAAGACGCACTTTTAAGATTAGACATGAGTGAATATATGGAGAAAAATGCCGTAGCAAGACTTTTAGGAGCTCCCCCAGGTTATGTTGGTTATGAAGAGGGAGGTCAATTAACTGAAGCTGTAAGACGTAAACCCTATTCAGTAATACTTCTTGATGAGATAGAAAAAGCACATGCAGAAGTATTTAATATCCTTTTGCAAGTCTTAGATGAAGGAAGATTAACGGACTCCCAAGGAAGGACCGTAGATTTCAAAAATACGGTAATCATTATGACAAGTAACCTAGCTGGTAAATCTATACTGGAGTATTCGCAAAAGATTTCTAAAAGTGAGGGAAAGTTAGAAAAAGATCAACAAATTCTAGATGATTCAATTAGTAATGCATTGTCTTCAATTTTTAGACCTGAATTTTTAAATAGAATTGACGAAGTAGTAAAGTTTGATCCATTATCTATTGATGAACTTCAAAAAATAATCATTCTACAAACAGAAGATTTAAAGAACCTGCTACTTGAGCAGAAAATAAATATCGCTATAGACAAAAAAGTTATCGACAAAATTGCAAACGATTCTTACGAACCTGAATATGGTGCTAGGCCACTTAGCAGGGAACTTAGAAGACAAATAGAAAATCCCTTGGCTGCAAAACTTTTAGAGGATAACTTCAAAAATAAAAAAAATATAACAATTAAACTTAATCCTGCTAAAAAAGATGAGATCGTTTTCAAACCTAGCTGA
- the eno gene encoding phosphopyruvate hydratase — protein MKETIDFLIDTVEARQVLDSRGNPTVEAEVFLECGASGRAIVPSGASTGAHEAHELRDGGSKYMGKGVLNAVNKIHETISPALCGLSSLDQTAVDKLMIEIDGTPNKSNLGANSILAVSLATARASANALEIPLYRYLGDPLSNLLPVPLMNVINGGAHAPNSLDFQEFMLVPHGVNNFSESLRMGTEIFHSLKSLLDQKGLSTAVGDEGGFAPNLSSSEEAGDLLLEAIQKAGFKPGEQVSLALDAASTEFYSDGIYKYEGKSLNSSEMISYLSRLVSNYPIVSIEDGLAEDDWEGWSELNKELGNKVQLVGDDLFVTNTERLRKGIMENSANSILIKVNQIGTLTETLEAIELAKISGFTSVISHRSGETEDTTIADLSVATRSGQIKTGSLSRSERIAKYNRLLKIEEELGNQARFAGALGLGPKNI, from the coding sequence GTGAAAGAAACTATTGATTTTCTTATTGATACTGTTGAAGCAAGGCAAGTCCTTGATTCAAGAGGTAATCCAACTGTAGAGGCAGAAGTATTTTTGGAATGTGGTGCAAGTGGTAGAGCAATTGTTCCCAGCGGAGCTAGCACTGGTGCTCATGAGGCACATGAATTAAGAGATGGTGGTTCGAAATATATGGGAAAAGGCGTTTTGAATGCCGTTAATAAAATTCATGAAACCATATCGCCGGCTTTATGTGGTTTGTCATCTTTAGATCAAACTGCAGTAGATAAATTAATGATTGAAATTGATGGAACTCCTAATAAGTCTAACCTTGGAGCAAATTCAATCCTTGCAGTAAGTCTTGCCACTGCTAGAGCATCAGCAAATGCTTTAGAAATTCCCCTATATAGATATCTTGGAGATCCATTATCCAATCTTCTTCCAGTCCCATTGATGAATGTAATAAATGGTGGTGCACATGCACCAAATAGTCTTGATTTTCAGGAATTTATGCTTGTTCCACATGGAGTTAATAATTTCAGTGAATCATTAAGAATGGGTACTGAAATTTTTCACTCATTAAAATCATTACTTGATCAAAAAGGTCTATCTACCGCTGTAGGCGATGAGGGTGGATTTGCTCCGAATTTGTCATCAAGCGAAGAAGCAGGGGACTTATTATTAGAAGCAATTCAAAAAGCAGGATTTAAGCCTGGTGAGCAGGTATCTTTAGCTTTAGATGCCGCTAGTACTGAATTTTATAGTGATGGTATTTATAAATATGAAGGTAAAAGTTTAAATAGTTCTGAAATGATTTCATATCTTTCAAGATTAGTTTCCAATTATCCAATAGTTTCAATAGAAGATGGTTTAGCAGAGGATGATTGGGAGGGTTGGTCAGAATTAAACAAAGAATTAGGAAATAAAGTTCAGCTTGTAGGTGATGATTTATTCGTTACTAATACAGAAAGATTAAGGAAAGGGATTATGGAAAATTCTGCCAATTCAATCCTAATAAAGGTAAATCAAATTGGAACATTAACTGAAACTTTGGAGGCTATTGAATTAGCTAAAATTTCTGGTTTCACAAGTGTTATTAGTCATAGAAGTGGTGAGACTGAAGATACAACAATTGCTGATTTATCTGTCGCAACAAGATCGGGTCAGATCAAGACCGGCTCTTTGAGTAGAAGTGAAAGGATTGCAAAATACAATAGGCTTTTAAAAATTGAGGAGGAATTAGGAAATCAAGCAAGATTCGCTGGAGCTTTAGGTTTAGGTCCCAAAAATATATAG
- a CDS encoding ABC1 kinase family protein, with the protein MSYHILHYRLKKFKRAFLIWVTLISLLINLWIDNIRFTIFQTKSNEKSKVQIKRARWFTNQLIKLGSAFIKIGQLLSARPDLIPNTWIQELSKLQDQVPKFSFAQVEETIRRELGSKFNDIDQIISDPVGSASLAQVHRATLKDGTNVVFKVQRPNLKELFVIDLGIMQQIAGLLQKNKNWSRGRNWVEIAKECRKVLMKELDFNCEAQYAARFRQQFLDDKNVEVPEVIWDMSSEKVLCLSFLEGTKISDLEKLKSQEIDLPKIAEIGAISYLKQLVNYGFFHADPHPGNLAVSNEGKLIFYDFGMMGNISNNLQTRLGGMVKAAALRDASSLVSELQQAGLISKDIDVGPVRRLVRVMLKEALTPPFSPNIIEKLSGDLYELVYETPFQLPVDLIFVMRALSTFEGVGRMLDPGFNLVSVTKPYLIELMTSNNQTPNDLINQFGRQVGELGSKAVGIPKRIDESLERLEQGDLQLQIRMGESDRQFKKMFTAQKTLGHSILIGSLSIASALLVTNKQNNFALLPLFFALPISIDWIKCQLSMRKGSRLEKLKG; encoded by the coding sequence ATGAGTTATCACATTCTTCATTATCGTTTAAAAAAATTTAAGAGGGCCTTTCTTATTTGGGTAACTCTGATTTCGCTTTTAATAAATTTGTGGATAGATAATATTAGATTTACAATTTTCCAAACTAAGAGCAATGAAAAAAGTAAGGTCCAAATTAAAAGAGCAAGGTGGTTTACTAATCAATTAATAAAGCTTGGATCAGCATTTATTAAAATTGGACAATTATTATCAGCGAGACCTGATTTAATTCCTAATACCTGGATACAGGAATTGTCTAAATTGCAGGATCAAGTTCCTAAATTTTCATTTGCGCAAGTTGAAGAAACTATAAGAAGAGAACTAGGGTCTAAGTTTAATGATATAGATCAAATAATAAGTGATCCGGTTGGATCAGCATCATTAGCTCAGGTTCATAGGGCAACATTAAAAGATGGTACGAATGTAGTATTTAAAGTGCAAAGACCAAATTTAAAAGAATTATTTGTTATTGATTTGGGCATAATGCAGCAAATAGCGGGATTGTTGCAGAAAAATAAGAATTGGAGCCGAGGTAGAAACTGGGTTGAGATTGCCAAAGAGTGTAGGAAAGTTCTCATGAAGGAGCTTGATTTTAATTGTGAAGCACAATATGCAGCAAGATTTAGACAGCAATTTCTTGATGATAAAAATGTTGAAGTTCCTGAAGTAATTTGGGATATGAGCAGTGAAAAAGTGCTTTGCTTAAGTTTTCTGGAAGGAACAAAAATAAGCGATTTAGAAAAATTAAAATCACAAGAAATTGATTTACCTAAAATTGCAGAAATAGGGGCTATCAGTTATTTAAAACAATTAGTAAATTACGGTTTTTTTCATGCAGACCCTCATCCAGGGAATCTAGCAGTTTCAAATGAAGGTAAATTGATTTTTTATGATTTTGGAATGATGGGCAATATCTCAAATAATCTTCAAACAAGATTAGGGGGGATGGTTAAGGCTGCTGCTTTAAGAGACGCTTCATCACTTGTTAGTGAATTACAACAGGCTGGGCTAATTTCAAAAGATATTGATGTAGGACCAGTCAGAAGATTAGTCAGAGTGATGCTTAAAGAAGCCTTAACTCCACCATTTAGTCCAAATATTATTGAAAAATTATCTGGAGATTTATACGAACTTGTCTATGAAACACCATTTCAACTGCCAGTAGATTTAATCTTTGTGATGAGAGCTTTATCAACTTTTGAAGGAGTTGGTAGAATGCTTGATCCAGGGTTTAACCTTGTATCAGTTACCAAGCCTTATTTAATAGAACTTATGACTTCAAATAATCAAACTCCTAACGATTTAATTAACCAATTTGGAAGGCAAGTGGGTGAACTAGGATCGAAAGCTGTTGGTATTCCCAAAAGAATAGATGAAAGTTTAGAAAGATTAGAGCAGGGCGATTTACAATTACAAATAAGAATGGGAGAGTCTGATAGGCAATTCAAAAAAATGTTTACTGCTCAAAAAACTTTAGGCCATTCAATTCTTATAGGAAGCTTATCAATTGCATCTGCTTTACTTGTAACCAATAAACAAAATAATTTTGCATTGTTGCCACTTTTTTTTGCACTCCCAATAAGTATTGATTGGATAAAATGCCAATTAAGTATGAGAAAAGGCTCACGTTTAGAAAAACTTAAAGGCTAA
- a CDS encoding NAD(P)/FAD-dependent oxidoreductase — protein sequence MEIIESDVVIIGGGPAGCTCALYTSRSNLKTVILDKNPSVGALAITHQIANYPGVPIDISGEKLLTLMREQAVEYGTDYRRAQVFGIDASGEWKMVYTPEGTFKAKALVLASGAMGRPASFKGEADFLGKGVSYCATCDGAFYKNREVAVVGVNKEAIEEATVLTKFASTVHWITSSDPKSDNEEAMELMDNSNIKHWSRTRLLEILGDDMGVNGVVVKNKQEENPINLNLDGVFVYMSGSKPITDFLGDQIALKEDGGVIVDDFMSTNSDGVWAIGDIRNTPFKQAVVAASDGCIAAMSIDRYLNSRKNIRVDWIHS from the coding sequence TTGGAAATCATTGAGTCAGATGTAGTTATTATCGGAGGAGGTCCCGCCGGATGTACTTGCGCACTTTATACATCGCGGTCAAACTTAAAGACAGTAATTCTAGATAAAAATCCATCTGTTGGCGCCTTAGCAATAACTCATCAAATTGCTAATTATCCAGGTGTTCCGATTGATATAAGTGGGGAGAAATTACTTACTCTAATGAGAGAACAGGCTGTGGAATACGGCACAGACTATAGAAGAGCACAAGTGTTTGGAATAGATGCTAGTGGAGAATGGAAAATGGTTTATACACCCGAAGGCACCTTCAAGGCTAAAGCACTTGTTCTTGCAAGTGGAGCTATGGGTAGGCCTGCTTCATTTAAGGGGGAAGCTGATTTTCTTGGCAAAGGAGTAAGTTATTGTGCTACATGTGATGGAGCTTTTTATAAAAATAGAGAAGTTGCCGTAGTTGGAGTGAACAAGGAGGCAATTGAAGAGGCAACTGTTCTTACTAAATTTGCTTCTACTGTACATTGGATTACATCAAGTGATCCTAAATCAGATAATGAAGAAGCTATGGAATTGATGGATAATTCAAATATAAAACATTGGAGTAGAACAAGATTATTGGAAATATTGGGTGATGATATGGGTGTGAATGGAGTTGTTGTAAAAAATAAGCAAGAAGAAAATCCTATTAATTTAAATTTAGATGGAGTGTTTGTTTACATGAGTGGTTCAAAGCCAATTACTGATTTTTTAGGGGATCAAATTGCTTTAAAAGAGGACGGAGGAGTTATTGTGGATGACTTTATGTCCACAAACTCTGATGGAGTTTGGGCAATTGGAGATATAAGAAATACACCATTTAAGCAAGCGGTTGTTGCAGCTTCTGATGGATGTATTGCTGCAATGTCAATTGATAGATACTTAAATAGTCGAAAAAATATAAGAGTAGATTGGATTCATTCTTAA
- a CDS encoding P-II family nitrogen regulator: protein MKRLDLIFSERELDAIIKTLEKANVPGYTVMKHATGRGPERVVTEDMEFTGLGANAHVIVFCEQELIDKMRDNIRDDLSYYGGVAYISEATPL, encoded by the coding sequence ATGAAAAGATTAGACTTGATATTTAGTGAAAGAGAACTAGATGCAATCATTAAAACATTAGAAAAAGCTAATGTTCCTGGATATACAGTTATGAAACACGCCACAGGCAGAGGACCTGAAAGAGTTGTTACTGAAGATATGGAATTTACAGGATTAGGTGCAAATGCTCATGTAATTGTTTTTTGTGAGCAAGAATTAATAGATAAAATGAGAGATAATATCAGGGACGATTTAAGCTATTACGGAGGAGTTGCTTATATTTCTGAAGCAACACCCCTCTAA
- a CDS encoding sodium-dependent bicarbonate transport family permease — protein MEINPILQNVLAPPVLFFLIGAISVLFKSDLEIPAPLPKLFSLYLLLAIGFKGGIEIQKSGFTDQVLPTLSAAILMSLIIPLIGFLILRLKFDVFNSAAIAAAYGSISAVTFISAESFLESQKIAFDGFMVGALALMESPAIIVGLLLVKFAAPKNRPKSRKMHLSAILHESLLNGSVYLLLSSLIVGFLTASSNPSGIAKMEPFTGQLFYGAECFFLLDMGIVAAQRLPRLKNAGSFLIGFAIFMPLFNAFIGVFVARFLSLGPGNALLFVVLCASASYLAVPAAMRMTVPEAKSSYYISTTLGLTFPFNIVLGIPIYMSLVNTIIPLSPL, from the coding sequence ATGGAAATAAATCCAATTCTGCAAAATGTATTAGCCCCGCCAGTTCTTTTCTTTTTGATTGGAGCAATATCAGTACTCTTTAAATCTGATTTAGAAATACCAGCTCCATTACCTAAACTCTTCTCCTTATATCTGCTACTAGCTATTGGGTTCAAAGGAGGTATAGAGATACAGAAAAGTGGTTTTACAGACCAGGTATTGCCTACTTTAAGTGCTGCAATACTGATGTCACTTATAATCCCGCTGATTGGATTTTTAATTTTAAGACTTAAGTTTGATGTCTTTAATTCAGCCGCAATAGCAGCAGCATACGGTTCAATTAGTGCTGTTACATTTATTTCCGCAGAAAGTTTTTTGGAGAGTCAAAAAATAGCTTTTGATGGGTTTATGGTTGGCGCATTAGCTTTAATGGAATCTCCCGCAATAATTGTTGGATTATTACTTGTGAAATTTGCAGCTCCCAAAAATAGACCAAAATCAAGAAAAATGCATCTAAGCGCAATATTACACGAATCACTTTTGAATGGATCAGTTTATTTATTGCTCTCAAGCCTAATTGTAGGGTTTCTCACTGCTTCCAGTAATCCCTCGGGAATTGCAAAAATGGAGCCTTTTACTGGACAATTATTCTATGGAGCAGAATGCTTCTTCTTATTAGATATGGGAATAGTCGCTGCTCAAAGATTGCCGAGACTGAAGAATGCGGGTTCGTTCTTGATTGGCTTTGCCATTTTTATGCCTTTGTTTAACGCATTTATTGGTGTTTTTGTTGCAAGATTTTTATCTTTAGGGCCTGGCAATGCACTTTTATTTGTGGTTTTATGTGCAAGCGCCTCTTATTTAGCAGTTCCTGCAGCGATGAGGATGACAGTTCCAGAAGCTAAATCTAGTTATTATATTTCAACTACACTAGGTCTAACTTTCCCATTCAATATAGTTCTTGGCATTCCAATATATATGAGTTTAGTAAATACCATTATCCCATTGTCCCCTTTATAA
- a CDS encoding SulP family inorganic anion transporter — protein sequence MTAAVVALPLALAFGNAALGPGGAIYGLYGAVVVGFLAALFGGTPAQVSGPTGPMSVTVAGVVAGLAAVGVPRDLSAGQILPLVMAAVVIGGLLQILFGILKLGKYITLVPYSVVSGFMSGIGVIIIALQIGPLLGISTRGGVVESLSTVFSNFEPNGAAIGVAIMTLGIVFLTPRKISQWVPSPLLALLIVTPISILIFGDGAIDRIGEIPRGVPSLNFPSFNQYFPIIFKAGLVLAVLGAIDSLLTSLVADNISQTKHNSDRELIGQGIGNAVAGLFSGLPGAGATMRTVINVKSGGSTPISGMVHSVVLLIVLVGAGPLAEQIPTALLAGILIKVGLDIIDWGFLRRAHKLSLKTSVVMYGVLLMTVFWDLIWAVLVGVFIANMLTIDSITETQLEGMDEDNPLSEDDQGKNALPADEKALLDRCSGEVMLFRLKGPLSFGAAKGISERMMLVRNYKVLILDITDVPRLGVTATLAIEDMMQEAKNNSRKAFVAGANEKVKDRLAKFGVEGIIETRKEALETALNEIA from the coding sequence ATCACAGCCGCAGTAGTGGCTTTACCTCTCGCTCTTGCTTTTGGTAATGCTGCGTTAGGACCTGGCGGAGCAATTTATGGACTATACGGAGCAGTAGTAGTTGGTTTTTTAGCAGCATTATTCGGCGGAACACCTGCTCAAGTTAGTGGACCAACTGGTCCCATGAGTGTAACTGTTGCAGGTGTAGTGGCAGGCTTAGCAGCAGTAGGGGTTCCAAGAGATCTTTCTGCAGGACAAATTTTACCTTTAGTTATGGCAGCGGTAGTAATTGGCGGCTTACTGCAAATATTATTCGGGATTTTAAAACTTGGTAAATATATTACTTTAGTTCCATATTCTGTTGTTTCAGGATTTATGTCTGGTATTGGTGTAATAATCATTGCGCTTCAGATTGGACCATTACTTGGAATTAGCACTCGAGGTGGAGTAGTCGAATCTTTATCTACTGTATTTTCAAATTTCGAGCCCAATGGTGCTGCTATTGGAGTGGCAATAATGACACTAGGTATAGTATTTCTTACTCCTAGAAAAATAAGTCAGTGGGTTCCTTCTCCTCTCTTGGCCCTATTGATAGTTACCCCAATATCAATATTAATTTTTGGAGATGGCGCTATTGATAGAATTGGAGAAATCCCAAGGGGAGTTCCATCTTTAAATTTCCCAAGTTTTAATCAATATTTCCCAATTATTTTCAAAGCAGGATTAGTCCTAGCAGTACTTGGCGCAATTGACTCCTTACTGACATCTCTAGTAGCAGACAATATTTCTCAAACAAAACATAATTCTGATAGAGAACTTATTGGTCAAGGAATAGGAAATGCTGTTGCAGGTCTGTTTTCAGGCTTACCTGGAGCTGGAGCAACCATGAGAACAGTTATAAATGTTAAATCTGGAGGATCAACTCCAATTTCGGGTATGGTTCACTCGGTTGTATTGTTGATAGTTTTAGTTGGTGCAGGACCTTTAGCTGAGCAAATACCAACTGCATTGTTAGCAGGAATTCTTATAAAAGTAGGCCTAGATATTATTGATTGGGGATTCTTGAGGAGAGCTCACAAATTATCTTTAAAAACATCAGTAGTAATGTACGGCGTACTTTTAATGACTGTTTTTTGGGATTTAATTTGGGCAGTTTTAGTCGGTGTATTCATAGCAAACATGCTCACTATTGATTCAATAACCGAAACTCAACTAGAAGGCATGGATGAGGATAATCCTTTATCAGAAGATGATCAAGGAAAAAATGCTTTGCCTGCTGATGAAAAAGCACTTCTAGATAGATGTTCGGGTGAGGTAATGCTATTTAGACTTAAAGGACCACTTAGTTTTGGAGCAGCTAAAGGCATATCTGAGAGAATGATGCTTGTAAGAAACTACAAAGTTTTGATATTAGATATCACTGATGTACCACGACTTGGAGTTACAGCGACTCTTGCAATAGAGGATATGATGCAAGAAGCAAAAAATAATTCCAGAAAAGCATTTGTTGCTGGTGCTAATGAAAAAGTAAAAGACAGATTAGCTAAGTTTGGAGTTGAAGGCATTATTGAAACAAGAAAAGAAGCTTTAGAAACTGCTCTAAATGAAATAGCCTAG
- a CDS encoding SulP family inorganic anion transporter, which yields MKIINGFHLKNVRGDILGGITAAVVALPLALAFGNAALGPGGAIYGLYG from the coding sequence TTGAAAATAATTAATGGATTTCATCTGAAAAATGTAAGAGGCGATATTCTTGGAGGCATCACAGCCGCAGTAGTGGCTTTACCTCTCGCTCTTGCTTTTGGTAATGCTGCGTTAGGACCTGGCGGAGCAATTTATGGACTATACGGAG
- the hemB gene encoding porphobilinogen synthase has protein sequence MNSIIRPRRLRRTEAIREMVRENHLTASDFIYPLFIHEKDFKEEISAMPGTYRWDINGLIKEVTRAWELGIRCVVLFPKINDSLKTEDGAECFNEDGLIPNAIRILKKEIPEMAIMTDVALDPYSCDGHDGLVDETGKILNDETIEILKKQALTQARAGADFIGPSDMMDGRVGAIRTALDSQGFSDVGIISYTAKYSSAYYGPFRTALDSAPKENSKKIIPDNKSTYQMDPANSKEALIESALDQYEGADILMVKPGISYLDIVYRLSTFSNKPIAAYNVSGEYSMVKSAAMKNWINEKDIVLETLLSFKRAGAKLILTYHACDASQWLQDT, from the coding sequence ATGAATTCGATTATTCGACCTAGAAGATTAAGAAGAACTGAAGCAATTAGAGAAATGGTTAGAGAAAACCATCTAACGGCATCTGACTTTATATATCCATTATTTATTCATGAAAAAGATTTTAAAGAGGAAATTTCAGCAATGCCAGGAACTTATAGATGGGATATTAATGGCTTAATAAAGGAGGTTACTAGGGCATGGGAATTGGGAATAAGGTGTGTGGTTCTTTTCCCAAAAATTAACGATAGTTTAAAGACTGAAGATGGAGCAGAATGTTTTAATGAAGACGGTTTAATTCCTAACGCTATTCGAATATTAAAAAAAGAGATTCCAGAAATGGCAATAATGACAGATGTTGCCTTGGACCCATACTCTTGTGATGGTCATGATGGATTAGTTGATGAAACTGGAAAAATATTGAACGACGAAACAATTGAAATTTTAAAAAAACAAGCTTTAACACAAGCAAGAGCTGGAGCAGATTTTATTGGCCCGAGTGACATGATGGATGGGAGAGTTGGAGCGATCAGAACTGCTCTTGATAGCCAAGGATTTAGTGATGTAGGTATTATTAGTTACACAGCAAAATATTCATCTGCTTATTATGGTCCATTTAGAACTGCTTTAGATTCGGCTCCAAAAGAAAATAGTAAAAAAATAATTCCAGACAATAAGTCTACATATCAAATGGACCCTGCCAATTCAAAAGAGGCTTTAATTGAATCTGCATTGGATCAGTATGAAGGAGCTGATATTTTGATGGTAAAACCAGGAATTTCATACTTGGATATTGTTTATAGATTAAGCACTTTTTCAAATAAACCTATAGCTGCATACAACGTTAGTGGTGAGTATTCCATGGTAAAGTCTGCTGCTATGAAGAACTGGATTAACGAAAAAGATATTGTATTAGAAACATTGCTAAGTTTTAAAAGAGCAGGAGCAAAATTAATACTCACTTATCATGCTTGTGATGCATCTCAATGGTTGCAGGATACTTAA